In Cicer arietinum cultivar CDC Frontier isolate Library 1 chromosome 1, Cicar.CDCFrontier_v2.0, whole genome shotgun sequence, one DNA window encodes the following:
- the NAC10 gene encoding transcription factor JUNGBRUNNEN 1: MGVNDDFNKDNEYVDDDVPLPGFRFHPTDEELVTFYLRRKLDNKSIAIDLIKQIDIYKYDPWDLPKASVPGAEKESYFFCKRGRKYRNSIRPNRVITGSGFWKATGIDKAVYSNGGEGNDCVGLKKTLVYYRGSAGKGTKTDWMMHEFRLPSNIHTNNNDAHIAQEAEIWTLCRIFKRNVSQRKQQIAEVKQLATKRQMIHDKSSRMSSNVEFNINNQQTFINFGASHENHHNNNIEDKLMINTNYTNIDQRNHQLMSCQVSQQPQQNVTLSNSNLWIKQQVENELLMFDNWDELGSVVKFAVDSPSL, encoded by the exons ATGGGTGTTAACGATGATTTCAACAAAGATAATGAATATGTTGACGATGATGTTCCACTTCCTGGATTTCGATTCCATCCCACTGATGAAGAACTTGTTACTTTCTATCTTCGAAGGAAACTTGATAACAAATCTATTGCTATTGATCTCATCAAACAAATTGATATCTACAAATATGATCCTTGGGATCTTCCAA AAGCAAGTGTACCTGGAGCAGAGAaggaaagttattttttttgcaaaagaggaagaaaatatAGGAACAGCATTAGGCCTAATAGAGTAATAACAGGATCTGGATTCTGGAAAGCAACTGGAATAGATAAAGCAGTGTATTCAAATGGAGGAGAAGGAAATGATTGTGTTGGACTCAAAAAAACATTAGTTTATTATCGTGGTAGTGCTGGTAAAGGCACCAAAACTGATTGGATGATGCATGAGTTTCGTCTTCCTTCTAATATTCATACTAACAACAATGATGCTCATATTGCCCAAGAAGCA GAAATTTGGACATTATGTagaattttcaaaagaaatgtATCACAAAGGAAACAACAAATTGCAGAGGTGAAACAATTAGCTACCAAGCGTCAGATGATTCATGACAAGAGCAGCAGAATGAGCAGCAATGTGgaatttaatataaacaatCAACAAACATTTATCAATTTTGGTGCAAGTCATGAGaatcatcataataataatattgaagaCAAACTCATGATCAATACTAATTATACAAACATTGATCAAAGGAATCATCAGTTAATGAGTTGTCAAGTGTCACAACAACCTCAACAAAATGTAACACTATCTAATTCAAACTTGTGGATAAAGCAGCAGGTTGAGAATGAGCTCTTAATGTTTGATAATTGGGATGAGCTTGGATCAGTTGTTAAGTTTGCTGTTGATTCGCCTAGTTTGTAA